One Streptomyces lincolnensis genomic region harbors:
- the galE gene encoding UDP-glucose 4-epimerase GalE, whose protein sequence is MDTGSSYPRPPSTVLVTGGAGFIGSHACVELLDHGYEVIVVDDYSNSAPQVLSRVERIAGRFVGAVYELDIRDRRALSAVFDRHSVDAVVHFAAHKAVGESTRMPVRYYDTNVGGTTALLSAMQEHHVQRLVFSSSCSVYGSAGTGLLDESAPAAPTNPYASSKWMCERILDDVCRHRPQFSVLCLRYFNPTGAHPSGLLGEDPSGEPDNLMPYVAQVAVGRRERLRVFGGDYPTADGTAVRDYLHVMDTVEAHRVALDHFGDAPGMRIFNLGTGSGSSVLDVVTAFGRACGRAIPYEIVARRPGDVPALVADASAVARAWGWRPTRDLAAMCRDAWHFQQLNPHGYAGSARRPGTKE, encoded by the coding sequence CGAGGTGATCGTCGTCGACGACTACTCCAACAGCGCACCCCAGGTCCTGTCCCGGGTGGAACGGATCGCCGGCCGGTTCGTCGGCGCCGTCTACGAGCTGGACATCCGTGATCGGCGCGCCCTCTCGGCCGTCTTCGACCGACACTCCGTGGACGCCGTCGTGCACTTCGCCGCGCACAAGGCCGTGGGCGAGTCGACACGGATGCCCGTGCGGTACTACGACACCAATGTCGGCGGCACCACCGCCCTGCTGTCCGCCATGCAGGAACACCACGTCCAGCGGCTGGTGTTCTCCTCCTCCTGCTCCGTCTACGGCAGCGCGGGCACCGGCCTGCTCGACGAGTCGGCACCCGCCGCCCCCACCAACCCGTACGCGTCCTCGAAGTGGATGTGCGAGCGGATCCTCGACGACGTCTGCCGGCACCGTCCGCAGTTCTCCGTGCTGTGCCTGCGCTACTTCAACCCGACCGGCGCCCACCCGAGCGGACTGCTCGGCGAGGACCCGAGCGGGGAACCCGACAACCTCATGCCCTACGTCGCCCAGGTCGCCGTCGGCCGCCGGGAGCGGCTGCGCGTGTTCGGCGGCGACTATCCGACCGCCGACGGCACCGCGGTGCGCGACTACCTCCATGTGATGGACACCGTCGAGGCGCACCGCGTGGCGCTTGACCACTTCGGCGACGCGCCGGGCATGCGGATCTTCAATCTCGGGACCGGAAGCGGCAGTTCGGTCCTGGACGTCGTCACCGCGTTCGGCCGGGCCTGCGGCCGGGCGATCCCGTACGAGATCGTCGCGCGCCGGCCAGGGGACGTACCGGCGCTGGTCGCGGACGCGAGCGCGGTGGCCCGGGCCTGGGGCTGGCGCCCCACCCGGGACCTGGCCGCGATGTGCCGGGACGCCTGGCACTTCCAGCAGCTCAACCCGCACGGCTACGCCGGGTCGGCCCGGCGTCCGGGCACGAAGGAGTGA
- a CDS encoding UDP-glucose dehydrogenase family protein, translating to MRLTVIGTGYVGTVHAACMADIGHEVLGIDIDAERVAALSAGRSPVHEAGLDELLARHVASGRLRFTTSLAEGADFARTHFVCVGTPQRPDSKAADLRYVDAVVDGLVPHLRPGSLVVGKSTVPVGTTARLTRRLAEAAPGCEIAWNPEFLREGSAVHDTMHPERLVVGVSSERADAVLRSVYRPMLGAGVPYFGTDPATAELVKVAANSFLATKISFINAMSEVCEAAGADAMLLARAVGADSRVGPLFLEPGLGFGGSCFPKDIRAFAARAEELGAGEAVVFLHEVDRINTRQRTRTVDLARRLLGGSFTGRRVGVLGAAFKPGSDDVRDSPALAVAAAVQEQGAAVRVHDPEALDNARTAYPGLGYAFDVPKACEDADLVLHLTPWPEYQHLDPAALAAVVHRPLLLDARNALDAPAWREGGWTVHALGRTPLAGVS from the coding sequence ATGCGCTTGACAGTGATCGGCACCGGATACGTGGGGACGGTGCACGCCGCGTGCATGGCGGACATCGGCCACGAGGTCCTCGGCATCGACATCGACGCCGAGCGCGTCGCGGCCCTGTCGGCCGGCCGGTCCCCCGTCCACGAGGCCGGCCTGGACGAACTGCTCGCCCGGCACGTGGCGTCGGGCCGGCTGCGCTTCACCACCTCCCTCGCCGAGGGAGCTGATTTCGCCCGGACCCACTTCGTGTGCGTGGGCACCCCGCAGCGGCCCGACAGCAAGGCCGCGGACCTGCGGTACGTGGACGCCGTCGTGGACGGTCTCGTCCCGCATCTGCGTCCCGGGAGCCTGGTCGTGGGCAAGTCGACGGTTCCGGTCGGCACGACGGCCCGGCTCACCCGGCGGCTCGCCGAGGCGGCGCCCGGCTGTGAGATCGCCTGGAACCCGGAGTTCCTGCGCGAGGGTTCCGCCGTCCACGACACCATGCACCCGGAACGGCTGGTCGTCGGTGTGTCCTCCGAGCGCGCCGACGCCGTCCTGCGGTCGGTGTACCGGCCGATGCTGGGCGCGGGGGTGCCGTACTTCGGTACCGATCCGGCCACCGCGGAGCTGGTGAAGGTCGCCGCGAACTCCTTCCTCGCCACCAAGATCTCCTTCATCAACGCCATGTCCGAGGTGTGCGAGGCGGCGGGCGCCGACGCCATGCTGCTGGCCCGCGCGGTGGGCGCCGACTCCCGCGTGGGGCCGCTGTTCCTGGAGCCGGGCCTCGGTTTCGGGGGGAGCTGCTTCCCCAAGGACATCCGGGCCTTCGCCGCCCGCGCCGAGGAACTGGGCGCGGGTGAGGCGGTGGTGTTCCTGCACGAGGTGGACCGGATCAACACCCGGCAGCGGACCCGAACGGTGGACCTGGCCAGGCGGCTGCTGGGCGGGTCGTTCACCGGCCGCCGGGTCGGCGTTCTGGGCGCGGCGTTCAAGCCGGGCAGCGACGATGTGCGCGACTCGCCCGCGCTGGCCGTGGCGGCGGCCGTGCAGGAGCAGGGGGCCGCCGTCCGCGTCCACGACCCGGAGGCCCTCGACAACGCCCGCACCGCGTACCCCGGCCTCGGCTACGCCTTCGACGTGCCCAAGGCGTGCGAGGACGCCGACCTCGTCCTGCATCTCACGCCGTGGCCGGAGTACCAGCACCTCGACCCGGCCGCGCTGGCGGCGGTCGTACACCGACCGCTGTTGCTGGACGCCCGCAACGCGCTCGACGCCCCGGCGTGGCGGGAGGGCGGCTGGACCGTCCACGCGCTGGGCCGCACCCCCCTGGCAGGTGTGTCATGA